From the genome of Gemmatimonas phototrophica, one region includes:
- a CDS encoding FHA domain-containing protein, whose product MTPELSTLLAILAAGMVIIAGGVYWWISRTPTIERLPDEPLPLFGGLTPEERMRSPSAAAAAVTAQAAEPRPRTPRPEPPQPQRPAVPAAPAASAPVPPADVLTRSTPVIREFVTGAPAPSSPSAAAAPGASVPRAPSEGVVSSAGVPGTMVEGHALRFSVPAEGTLQFLPGRLEIGAGLDAGREIRFVRVDGPNGIEVTFGRAEGELYRHIQLRDKTVSRSHARLQWRDQVWYLQNLSHTNPVVHNGVEMAGDAVQPLADGDSLEMGEVLFTFRSR is encoded by the coding sequence ATGACCCCCGAGCTTTCGACTCTGCTGGCCATCCTGGCGGCGGGGATGGTCATCATTGCGGGCGGCGTGTACTGGTGGATCAGCCGAACGCCCACGATTGAGCGACTCCCCGATGAGCCGCTGCCTCTCTTTGGTGGGCTGACCCCAGAGGAGCGGATGAGGTCGCCTTCGGCCGCCGCCGCCGCGGTGACGGCACAGGCAGCCGAACCCCGTCCGAGGACGCCACGCCCTGAGCCACCGCAGCCCCAACGGCCTGCAGTGCCTGCCGCGCCTGCTGCGTCGGCTCCTGTCCCTCCAGCCGACGTGCTCACGCGTTCCACGCCAGTGATACGCGAGTTCGTCACTGGGGCGCCGGCACCGTCATCGCCGTCCGCGGCAGCTGCTCCAGGCGCGTCGGTGCCGAGGGCGCCCAGCGAGGGGGTGGTGAGCAGTGCTGGTGTACCGGGGACCATGGTGGAGGGGCACGCGCTCCGCTTCAGTGTGCCCGCCGAAGGCACGCTTCAGTTTCTCCCCGGGCGACTCGAAATAGGCGCCGGGCTCGACGCCGGGCGTGAAATTCGCTTCGTGCGGGTCGACGGCCCCAACGGCATCGAAGTGACCTTCGGACGGGCTGAGGGCGAGTTGTACCGGCACATTCAGTTGCGCGACAAGACCGTGAGTCGGTCGCACGCGCGCCTGCAGTGGCGGGATCAGGTGTGGTATCTGCAGAACCTGTCACACACCAATCCGGTTGTGCATAACGGAGTGGAAATGGCCGGCGATGCGGTGCAGCCTCTGGCCGACGGTGACTCCCTGGAGATGGGCGAAGTGCTGTTCACGTTCCGGAGTCGCTGA
- a CDS encoding alpha/beta fold hydrolase: MTSPQPLVPSVIVLHGALGSAEQMRPVAEALQAQRQYASVLNLELPGHGRTELPAGLLFSMRTFAMALQEYVHAKALVRPVVFGYSMGGYVALLLEHLAPGTIGGIVTLGTMLHWTPTIAQQAAARLNSEVIRAKVPAYAELLAARHMHAGGWELLLERTASMLCELGEQPLLTRETLGAVHCPVHLLVGGRDDSVSLEDATTAASHLPRARASLLPDIPHPIEKVDLAVVAREVSDLTAQLTAGV, from the coding sequence ATGACTTCCCCTCAACCGCTTGTTCCGTCGGTGATCGTACTGCACGGCGCGCTGGGCAGCGCCGAGCAGATGCGCCCCGTTGCCGAGGCGTTGCAGGCCCAGCGGCAATATGCCTCAGTTCTGAACCTGGAATTGCCCGGGCATGGTCGAACCGAATTACCGGCTGGCCTTCTTTTCTCCATGCGTACGTTTGCCATGGCGCTGCAGGAATACGTTCACGCGAAGGCGCTGGTTCGCCCGGTGGTGTTTGGCTACTCCATGGGGGGATACGTTGCCTTGCTGCTGGAACATTTGGCCCCAGGCACCATTGGTGGCATTGTCACGTTGGGCACCATGTTGCACTGGACACCAACCATTGCGCAGCAGGCCGCCGCGCGATTGAACAGTGAGGTGATCCGCGCCAAGGTGCCGGCGTATGCCGAGCTGTTGGCGGCACGGCATATGCACGCCGGCGGGTGGGAACTGTTGCTGGAGCGTACCGCGTCCATGTTGTGCGAACTGGGCGAGCAACCGTTGCTGACGCGCGAGACCTTGGGTGCGGTGCATTGCCCGGTACATCTGCTGGTGGGCGGCCGCGACGACAGTGTTTCACTCGAAGACGCGACAACCGCCGCGTCGCATTTGCCGCGGGCCCGCGCCTCGTTGTTGCCGGACATACCGCATCCCATTGAAAAGGTGGACCTCGCCGTGGTGGCGCGCGAGGTCAGTGATCTGACGGCACAACTCACGGCTGGAGTCTGA
- a CDS encoding protein kinase domain-containing protein, giving the protein MEPQHEAQDVGDLADEYTLLGELGRGGNAIVYKARDRALFRDVAIKVVRPRFAATADEAIARLEREARTVARLQHPNIVTVYAVKRLNDGGLALVMQLVPGRTLKQAIQDDGPFEPERAERVIKDIAEALAFAHANGVVHRDVKPENVFMDSVSGRALLSDFGIAHNNEFDSRLTMTGSAIGTPAYMAPEQIDGAPANARSDLYSLGLVAWEMLSGERPWAGDALYNVIYKQKHEELPAIDSLRPGAVPARLQYIVERMLQKRPGARWAGADGLLAALNAWVVPSDWKQWEESHKRRRDREKAAPKMPVRRGDASEDATVRFARPTSGVSPAVVPEADVALLKVPTAPSVPVVDDDAAPSWATDADASSTGRRSRWVAVVALLGITLAGAAYAMYMRQMGPFATVSGNALAMTDAATVELPIVSDTAQSAPSVPVPTSMPTDSGVAAAAAADSQVVAQRRIDSLRVDSLVAVARRAERRAARAAIGVAPPAEARVAVAAPTVRATDDPGIIAAGGRHSCALVSSRVLCWGANDRGQLGDGDAEARSTPAPIVGDLEFVQVTTGLSHSCGVARGGDAYCWGADDRGQLGDATFTSRSAPVRVAGNQTFRLLRAGQYHTCGLTTAGDVLCWGANANGQLGDGGTSNRSSPVSVGGGLRFVSLSAGWNHSCAIAYDGKAYCWGANASGQLGNGTRTDTRTPTAVSAEQRFTSMAAGATHTCATADGGETFCWGRNSYGQLGTGGTGDQAVPAPVFGGTRFASVTVGGVHSCGRTRSGQVFCWGRNVYGQLGDGTNATRDVPTRVAGSTTFSAVHASGAHTCATGGEDTLWCWGFNVEGQLGDGTRNHLSRPTRVVMPAR; this is encoded by the coding sequence ATGGAGCCGCAACACGAAGCACAGGATGTCGGCGACCTGGCCGACGAATACACGTTGCTCGGTGAACTGGGGCGCGGCGGCAATGCCATTGTGTACAAGGCCCGTGATCGTGCGCTCTTTCGCGACGTCGCCATCAAGGTGGTCCGGCCGCGATTCGCCGCCACCGCCGACGAAGCGATTGCGCGTCTCGAACGCGAGGCCCGAACGGTTGCACGGCTGCAGCATCCCAACATCGTCACCGTGTATGCCGTCAAGCGTCTCAACGACGGCGGCCTGGCGCTGGTCATGCAACTGGTGCCCGGGCGTACCCTCAAGCAGGCCATACAGGATGATGGCCCCTTTGAGCCGGAGCGGGCGGAACGGGTCATCAAGGACATTGCGGAAGCGCTGGCATTCGCTCACGCCAATGGCGTGGTCCACCGGGATGTGAAGCCGGAGAATGTCTTCATGGACTCGGTGAGTGGCCGCGCCCTCCTCAGCGACTTCGGCATCGCCCACAACAACGAGTTCGATTCGCGTCTCACCATGACGGGATCGGCAATCGGGACGCCTGCGTACATGGCGCCGGAGCAGATTGACGGTGCGCCCGCCAACGCGCGCTCCGATCTGTACAGCCTCGGACTGGTGGCGTGGGAGATGCTTTCGGGCGAACGGCCGTGGGCCGGTGATGCGCTGTACAACGTGATCTACAAGCAGAAGCACGAAGAGTTGCCGGCGATTGACTCCCTGCGTCCCGGTGCGGTCCCCGCCCGTCTGCAATACATCGTCGAACGGATGCTGCAAAAGCGCCCCGGTGCCCGATGGGCCGGCGCCGACGGGTTGCTGGCCGCGCTGAACGCCTGGGTTGTCCCCAGCGATTGGAAGCAGTGGGAAGAGTCGCACAAGCGGCGCCGCGACCGGGAAAAAGCTGCGCCCAAAATGCCGGTGAGGCGCGGTGACGCCAGCGAGGACGCGACGGTGCGATTTGCCCGTCCCACGTCCGGCGTGTCGCCCGCCGTCGTTCCCGAAGCGGACGTGGCGCTGCTCAAGGTGCCCACCGCGCCGTCGGTGCCCGTGGTGGATGACGACGCCGCGCCTTCGTGGGCCACGGACGCCGACGCCTCTTCAACTGGCCGTCGGTCCCGCTGGGTAGCCGTGGTCGCTCTGCTGGGGATCACCCTCGCCGGAGCCGCCTATGCCATGTACATGCGGCAGATGGGGCCCTTTGCGACGGTGTCGGGCAATGCGCTGGCCATGACCGACGCCGCGACCGTGGAACTGCCGATTGTCAGTGATACCGCGCAGAGCGCGCCGTCGGTGCCAGTACCCACGTCGATGCCGACCGATAGCGGTGTCGCCGCTGCCGCTGCCGCCGATTCACAAGTGGTGGCCCAACGTCGGATCGACTCGCTTCGCGTTGACTCACTGGTTGCGGTGGCCCGCCGGGCAGAGCGTCGCGCGGCGCGGGCGGCCATTGGCGTTGCTCCACCAGCCGAAGCACGAGTGGCGGTTGCCGCGCCCACGGTGCGCGCCACCGACGACCCCGGAATCATCGCGGCAGGGGGGCGTCATTCGTGTGCGCTGGTGTCCTCCCGCGTTTTGTGTTGGGGGGCCAACGACCGCGGGCAGTTGGGTGACGGTGACGCCGAAGCGCGGAGCACCCCCGCGCCGATTGTGGGCGACCTCGAGTTTGTGCAGGTCACCACGGGACTTTCGCACAGTTGTGGCGTGGCCCGTGGGGGTGATGCGTATTGCTGGGGCGCCGATGATCGCGGGCAACTTGGCGACGCCACGTTTACCTCACGGTCCGCACCGGTCCGCGTGGCTGGCAACCAGACCTTTCGGTTGCTGCGGGCGGGGCAATACCACACGTGCGGGCTGACGACCGCCGGCGACGTGCTCTGCTGGGGCGCCAATGCCAACGGCCAACTCGGCGACGGGGGTACCAGCAATCGCTCGTCGCCGGTGTCGGTTGGCGGTGGGCTGCGCTTCGTGTCGTTGTCAGCTGGATGGAATCACAGCTGCGCCATTGCCTACGACGGGAAGGCGTATTGCTGGGGGGCCAACGCCAGCGGACAGCTGGGCAACGGCACCCGGACCGATACCCGCACGCCAACGGCGGTGAGCGCAGAGCAACGCTTTACCAGTATGGCGGCTGGTGCCACCCACACGTGTGCCACCGCCGATGGTGGAGAGACGTTCTGCTGGGGACGGAACAGCTACGGGCAATTGGGCACCGGTGGGACCGGCGATCAGGCCGTGCCAGCGCCCGTGTTCGGTGGTACGCGTTTCGCATCAGTGACCGTGGGCGGTGTGCATTCCTGCGGGCGCACACGCAGTGGCCAGGTCTTCTGCTGGGGGCGCAACGTGTACGGACAATTAGGGGACGGCACCAACGCCACGCGCGATGTCCCAACGCGGGTGGCGGGGAGTACGACATTCTCAGCGGTGCATGCCAGTGGTGCGCATACCTGTGCCACCGGCGGTGAAGACACGCTGTGGTGCTGGGGATTCAATGTGGAGGGGCAGTTGGGTGACGGCACGCGCAATCACCTGTCGCGCCCCACCCGTGTCGTGATGCCGGCCCGGTGA